One segment of Tenrec ecaudatus isolate mTenEca1 chromosome 1, mTenEca1.hap1, whole genome shotgun sequence DNA contains the following:
- the LOC142431030 gene encoding olfactory receptor 7G2-like, whose product MKSRNQTSVSEFRLLALTEDPEMQPILFSLFLSIYLVTVLGNLLIMLAVTSDSHLHTPMYFFLANLSFTDICFSTTTIPKMLVNLQAQNQSITYAGCLTQVCFVLVFAALENFLLLAMAYDRYVAICHPLMYTVIMNPRLCRLLVLLSFLISSVDALLHSLMALRLSFCTDPEIPYFFCEVVQVIKVACSDTLINNICIYFAANILAGTPLFGIIFSYTKIVSSILRMPSAGGKYKAFSTCGSHLSVVFLFYGTAFGAYISAAFTHSSRKIAVVSMMYTMITPMMNPFIYSLRNRDMKGALKKIIRCITAFQ is encoded by the coding sequence ATGAAATCCAGAAACCAAACAAGTGTTTCAGAATTCCGTCTCCTGGCACTGACAGAAGATCCGGAAATGCAGCCCATTCTCTTTAGCCTGTTTCTGTCCATATACCTGGTCACTGTCCTGGGAAACCTGCTCATCATGTTAGCTGTCACCTCTGACTCCCACCtccacacccccatgtacttcttccttgccAATCTCTCCTTTACTGACATCTGCTTCAGCACAACCACCATCCCAAAGATGCTGGTGAACCTCCAGGCACAGAACCAGAGCATCACTTACGcaggctgcctcactcaggtctGCTTTGTCCTGGTTTTTGCCGCTTTGGAAAATTTTCTCCTTCTAgcaatggcctatgaccgctatgtggccatttgTCACCCACTGATGTACACGGTCATCATGAACCCACGTCTCTGTAGACTGCTGGTTCTCCTCTCTTTCCTCATTAGCAGTGTGGACGCCTTGCTCCACAGTCTCATGGCATTGCGCTTATCTTTCTGCACAGACCCTGAAATCCCCTATTTCTTTTGTGAGGTTGTTCAGGTCATCAAGGTGGCCTGTTCTGACACCCTCAttaataatatatgtatatactttGCAGCTAACATATTAGCTGGCACTCCTCTCTTTGGAATAATTTTCTCTTATACAAAAATTGTCTCCTCAATTTTGAGAATGCCGTCAGCAGGTGGAAAATATAAGGCTTTTTCTACCTGTGGGTCTCACCTctcagtagttttcttattttatggGACAGCTTTTGGAGCTTATATTAGTGCTGCATTTACACACTCATCCAGAAAGATTGCGGTCGTTTCAATGATGTACACTATGATCACTCCCATGATGAATCCCTTTATCTATAGCCTGAGAAATAGGGACATGAAGGGGGCCTTGAAGAAAATTATCAGGTGCATAACTGCTTTTCAGTGA
- the LOC142431041 gene encoding olfactory receptor 7G2-like has translation MKSRNQTSVSEFRLLALTEDPEMQPILFSLFLSIYLVTVLGNLLIMLAVTSDSHLHTPMYFFLANLSFTDICFSTTTIPKILVNLQAQNQSITYAGCLTQVCFVLVFVALENFLLAAMAYDRYVAICHPLMYTVIMNPRLCRLLVLLSFLISSVDALLHSLMALRLSFCTDPEIPYFFCEVVQVIKVACSDTLINNICIYFAADILAGVPLFGIIFSYTKIVSSILRMPSAGGKYKAFSTCGSHLSVVFLFYGTAFGAYIGAAFTHSSRKIAVVSMMYTMITPMMNPFIYSLRNRDMKGALKKIIKSITAFQ, from the coding sequence ATGAAATCCAGAAACCAAACAAGTGTTTCAGAATTCCGTCTCCTGGCACTGACAGAAGATCCGGAAATGCAGCCCATCCTCTTTAGCCTGTTTCTGTCCATATACCTGGTCACTGTCCTGGGAAACCTGCTCATCATGTTAGCTGTCACCTCTGACTCCCACCtccacacccccatgtacttcttccttgccAATCTCTCTTTTACTGACATCTGCTTCAGCACAACCACCATCCCCAAAATTCTGGTGAACCTCCAAGCACAGAATCAAAGCATCACTTATGcaggctgcctcactcaggtctGCTTTGTCCTGGTTTTTGTCGCTTTGGAAAATTTTCTTCTAGCAGctatggcctatgaccgctatgtggccatttgTCACCCACTGATGTACACAGTCATCATGAACCCACGTCTCTGTAGACTGCTGGTTCTCCTCTCTTTCCTCATTAGCAGTGTGGACGCCTTGCTCCACAGTCTCATGGCATTGCGCTTATCTTTCTGCACAGACCCTGAAATCCCCTATTTCTTTTGTGAGGTTGTTCAGGTCATCAAGGTGGCCTGTTCTGACACCCTCAttaataatatatgtatatattttgcaGCTGACATATTAGCTGGTGTTCCTCTCTTTGGAATAATTTTCTCTTATACAAAAATTGTCTCCTCAATTTTGAGAATGCCATCAGCAGGTGGAAAATATAAGGCTTTTTCTACTTGTGGGTCTCACCTctcagtagttttcttattttatggGACAGCTTTTGGTGCTTATATTGGCGCTGCATTTACACACTCATCCAGAAAGATTGCGGTCGTTTCAATGATGTACACTATGATCACTCCCATGATGAATCCCTTTATCTATAGCCTGAGAAATAGGGACATGAAGGGGGCCTTGAAGAAAATTATCAAGAGCATAACTGCTTTTCAGTGA